One region of Chryseobacterium muglaense genomic DNA includes:
- a CDS encoding alpha/beta hydrolase has protein sequence MKKFIIIAIIFLGIQISAQQKITVWPKGEMPNSKGLKLNIIEEKEGRITQIQEAELFAFLPAKEERKPMAIIVIPGGGYRHLTYDLGGYSYAKWLNTLGISAFVLNYRLPTSPDLKQREIGPLQDIQAAIKLIRKNAAEYGISPDQIGVLGTSAGGHLAAMASNIFTDYTELKGDGQTVSTIPNFAILVSPVIDLGEFAHKGSRDNLLGENTSVEKIAEYSMQNRVTEKTPPTILFHAQNDNAVPVTNSILYYEAMIKNKVKGALFIFPKGEHNIGISNKTELTDNWKKLCENWLGEMGNR, from the coding sequence GGCCGAAAGGTGAAATGCCCAATTCTAAAGGTTTAAAATTAAATATCATTGAAGAAAAAGAAGGGCGAATCACCCAAATTCAGGAAGCTGAGCTCTTTGCTTTTTTGCCCGCAAAAGAAGAAAGAAAACCAATGGCAATCATTGTGATTCCTGGAGGTGGTTACAGACATCTGACTTATGATTTGGGAGGCTACTCTTATGCAAAATGGCTCAACACTTTAGGAATTTCTGCTTTTGTTTTGAATTACCGTTTACCAACTTCTCCGGATTTAAAGCAGAGAGAAATCGGTCCGCTTCAAGATATTCAGGCTGCGATAAAATTAATCAGAAAAAATGCTGCTGAATACGGAATTTCACCCGACCAGATTGGAGTTTTAGGAACTTCTGCAGGTGGACATCTCGCTGCAATGGCAAGCAATATTTTTACAGATTACACCGAATTAAAAGGCGATGGGCAAACAGTTTCGACAATTCCCAATTTTGCAATTTTGGTTTCTCCGGTTATTGATTTAGGAGAATTTGCACACAAAGGAAGCCGTGATAATTTGTTGGGAGAAAATACTTCTGTCGAAAAAATCGCAGAATATTCAATGCAAAATCGGGTGACAGAAAAAACGCCGCCTACGATTTTATTTCATGCACAAAATGACAATGCCGTTCCCGTAACCAACAGTATTTTGTATTACGAAGCGATGATTAAAAATAAAGTGAAAGGCGCTCTGTTTATTTTCCCTAAAGGTGAACACAATATTGGAATATCCAACAAAACTGAACTGACAGATAATTGGAAAAAGTTGTGTGAGAACTGGCTTGGTGAGATGGGTAATCGGTAA